Genomic segment of Pontibacter liquoris:
GCGCCCCCAGGATATACCTTTTGCTGCTCACGGTGTCGGTTACGGCCTGCATGAGCTGTGCCTCCAGCCCTGCCGGGTAATCTCTGAAAGCAAAGTATGGGAGGAGCGGCATAAGGCTTGGGGCAGGGCTTAAGAATAGCTTAGGGCAAATGATAAAAGGCTACTTACGGCTTTGTTCCGTTTTTAAGGCTGCCGCTGGCACAGCCAGTTTTTTAAATAATGCGTGATCCCGGATGTAATCTGCTTCGCTGAAATCGGTAGAAGCCAGGCAAAGCGCAATGGCGCCCGGAGAAAATGTCAGTTCCGTCCAGCACATAGCCGGTATATACAAGCCCTGGTCAGGATGTTTCAGTTCAAATACGGCTGAACTTTCCGCTGTCTCGGTTTTCACGTTTATACTTCCCGTTAAGGCCACCAGCACTTCCTGCGTCTCCACATTAGCGTGCCGCCCCCGCACCACAGCAGCTGGGGTGCCGTGCATCCAGAACACCCGTTTCACAGCAAAGGGCAACTGCTGCGCCTGCTGGGTTGTGGTTAGAAAGCCTTCGGACAGGGAGCCAATGCTATCGAAGGTCAGGATATAAGGGGCTTGGGGCAAAGTATAAAGCTTGTTTGTTACAAAATAAGCAGATTTTATGGGAAATGCGCTATGTGTTCGGGCACAGCTGCTGGTAAGGCGTCAACTTTTCGTTTAAATTTGTTTTATACTTCCTGCCGTTGCTGCCCTGAGCGCAGGTTATAACCATGCAAGATACCTACCATACCATTGCCGCACCCACCGAAGGCCTCTACAAAGAGAAAGGCAGCAAATTTATTGCCCTGGCCTACCCGGTTTACTCGGAGGAGGAAGTGAAGCAGCAGCTGGCAGCGCTCCGCCGGCAGTACTACGATGCCCGCCATCATTGCTACGCCTATACATTGGGAGCCGACAAAAGCCGCTACCGCGCCAACGACGACGGGGAACCCAACCACTCGGCCGGTGACCCGATTCTTGGCCAGATCCGCTCGGCTGAGCTGAGCAACGTGCTGGTAGTGGTGGT
This window contains:
- a CDS encoding sugar 3,4-ketoisomerase — translated: MPQAPYILTFDSIGSLSEGFLTTTQQAQQLPFAVKRVFWMHGTPAAVVRGRHANVETQEVLVALTGSINVKTETAESSAVFELKHPDQGLYIPAMCWTELTFSPGAIALCLASTDFSEADYIRDHALFKKLAVPAAALKTEQSRK